From the Gasterosteus aculeatus chromosome 13, fGasAcu3.hap1.1, whole genome shotgun sequence genome, one window contains:
- the lhx2b gene encoding LIM/homeobox protein Lhx2b isoform X1 yields MLFHGLPGGDVHGVVEEMDRRGKSESAAISSSIDMGETETSVPCMSSERVALCAGCGRKISDRYYLLAVDKQWHMRCLKCCECKLNLESELTCFSKDGSIYCKEDYYRRFSVQRCARCHLGISASEMVMRARDLVYHLNCFTCTSCSKMLTTGDHFGMKDSLVYCRLHFETLIQGEYQTHFNHADVVPHKGLGPANTLGLSYFNGVGTVQKGRPRKRKSPGPGAELAAYNAALSCNENDGESMDRDSQYSSSQKTKRMRTSFKHHQLRTMKSYFAINHNPDAKDLKQLAQKTGLTKRVLQVWFQNARAKFRRNLLRQESTGGDKASDGSTLQGGTPSGPASEISNASMSPSSTPTTLTDLTNPTMPTVTSVLTSVPGGMDVHECRSPSQTTLTSLF; encoded by the exons ATGCTTTTCCATGGCCTCCCTGGAGGCGACGTGCACGGCGTGGTGGAGGAAATGGACCGGAGAGGAAAGAGCGAGTCAGCAGCCATCAGCTCGAGCATCGATATGGGGGAAACGGAGACG TCCGTGCCGTGTATGAGCAGCGAGCGCGTGGCTCTGTGCGCGGGCTGTGGGAGGAAGATCTCGGACCGCTACTACCTGCTGGCCGTGGACAAACAGTGGCACATGCGCTGCCTCAAGTGCTGCGAGTGTAAACTCAACCTGGAGTCCGAGCTCACCTGCTTCAGCAAGGACGGCAGCATCTACTGCAAGGAGGACTACTACAG AAGATTTTCGGTGCAGAGATGCGCTCGGTGCCACCTGGGGATCTCAGCCTCGGAGATGGTGATGCGGGCCCGAGACCTGGTCTACCACCTCAACTGCTTCACGTGCACCTCGTGCAGCAAGATGCTCACCACCGGGGACCACTTTGGCATGAAGGACAGTCTGGTGTACTGTCGGCTGCACTTTGAGACTCTCATCCAGGGAGAATATCAGACTCACTTTAACCACGCGGATGTGGTCCCGCACAAAGGCCTGGGCCCGGCCAACACGCTCGGACTATCCTACTTCAACGGCGTGGGGACGGTGCAGAAAGGCCGgcccaggaagaggaagagcccCGGGCCGGGCGCAGAGCTGGCGGCTTATAACGCAG CGCTGAGCTGCAACGAGAACGACGGCGAGTCCATGGACCGGGACTCACAGTACAGCTCCAGCCAgaagaccaagcgcatgcggACGTCCTTCAAGCACCACCAGCTGAGGACCATGAAGTCCTACTTTGCCATCAATCACAACCCAGACGCCAAGGACCTCAAGCAGCTCGCCCAGAAGACCGGTCTCACCAAGCGGGTCTTGCAG GTCTGGTTCCAAAATGCTCGGGCCAAATTCAGGAGGAACCTGCTGCGGCAGGAGAGCACCGGAGGGGACAAGGCGTCGGACGGCTCCACGCTGCAGGGCGGGACGCCGTCGGGCCCGGCCTCCGAGATCTCCAACGCTTCCATGAGCCCCTCCAGCACCCCCACCACCCTGACAGACTTGACCAACCCCACCATGCCCACCGTCACCTCCGTGCTCACCTCGGTGCCGGGGGGCATGGATGTCCACGAGTGCCGGAGCCCGTCACAGACCACGCTGACCAGCCTCTTCTGA
- the lhx2b gene encoding LIM/homeobox protein Lhx2b isoform X4, protein MLFHGLPGGDVHGVVEEMDRRGKSESAAISSSIDMGETETSVPCMSSERVALCAGCGRKISDRYYLLAVDKQWHMRCLKCCECKLNLESELTCFSKDGSIYCKEDYYRFSVQRCARCHLGISASEMVMRARDLVYHLNCFTCTSCSKMLTTGDHFGMKDSLVYCRLHFETLIQGEYQTHFNHADVVPHKGLGPANTLGLSYFNGVGTVQKGRPRKRKSPGPGAELAAYNAALSCNENDGESMDRDSQYSSSQKTKRMRTSFKHHQLRTMKSYFAINHNPDAKDLKQLAQKTGLTKRVLQVWFQNARAKFRRNLLRQESTGGDKASDGSTLQGGTPSGPASEISNASMSPSSTPTTLTDLTNPTMPTVTSVLTSVPGGMDVHECRSPSQTTLTSLF, encoded by the exons ATGCTTTTCCATGGCCTCCCTGGAGGCGACGTGCACGGCGTGGTGGAGGAAATGGACCGGAGAGGAAAGAGCGAGTCAGCAGCCATCAGCTCGAGCATCGATATGGGGGAAACGGAGACG TCCGTGCCGTGTATGAGCAGCGAGCGCGTGGCTCTGTGCGCGGGCTGTGGGAGGAAGATCTCGGACCGCTACTACCTGCTGGCCGTGGACAAACAGTGGCACATGCGCTGCCTCAAGTGCTGCGAGTGTAAACTCAACCTGGAGTCCGAGCTCACCTGCTTCAGCAAGGACGGCAGCATCTACTGCAAGGAGGACTACTACAG ATTTTCGGTGCAGAGATGCGCTCGGTGCCACCTGGGGATCTCAGCCTCGGAGATGGTGATGCGGGCCCGAGACCTGGTCTACCACCTCAACTGCTTCACGTGCACCTCGTGCAGCAAGATGCTCACCACCGGGGACCACTTTGGCATGAAGGACAGTCTGGTGTACTGTCGGCTGCACTTTGAGACTCTCATCCAGGGAGAATATCAGACTCACTTTAACCACGCGGATGTGGTCCCGCACAAAGGCCTGGGCCCGGCCAACACGCTCGGACTATCCTACTTCAACGGCGTGGGGACGGTGCAGAAAGGCCGgcccaggaagaggaagagcccCGGGCCGGGCGCAGAGCTGGCGGCTTATAACGCAG CGCTGAGCTGCAACGAGAACGACGGCGAGTCCATGGACCGGGACTCACAGTACAGCTCCAGCCAgaagaccaagcgcatgcggACGTCCTTCAAGCACCACCAGCTGAGGACCATGAAGTCCTACTTTGCCATCAATCACAACCCAGACGCCAAGGACCTCAAGCAGCTCGCCCAGAAGACCGGTCTCACCAAGCGGGTCTTGCAG GTCTGGTTCCAAAATGCTCGGGCCAAATTCAGGAGGAACCTGCTGCGGCAGGAGAGCACCGGAGGGGACAAGGCGTCGGACGGCTCCACGCTGCAGGGCGGGACGCCGTCGGGCCCGGCCTCCGAGATCTCCAACGCTTCCATGAGCCCCTCCAGCACCCCCACCACCCTGACAGACTTGACCAACCCCACCATGCCCACCGTCACCTCCGTGCTCACCTCGGTGCCGGGGGGCATGGATGTCCACGAGTGCCGGAGCCCGTCACAGACCACGCTGACCAGCCTCTTCTGA
- the lhx2b gene encoding LIM/homeobox protein Lhx2b isoform X3, with protein MDILGCRSEENSYNILSSAATMLFHGLPGGDVHGVVEEMDRRGKSESAAISSSIDMGETETSVPCMSSERVALCAGCGRKISDRYYLLAVDKQWHMRCLKCCECKLNLESELTCFSKDGSIYCKEDYYRFSVQRCARCHLGISASEMVMRARDLVYHLNCFTCTSCSKMLTTGDHFGMKDSLVYCRLHFETLIQGEYQTHFNHADVVPHKGLGPANTLGLSYFNGVGTVQKGRPRKRKSPGPGAELAAYNAALSCNENDGESMDRDSQYSSSQKTKRMRTSFKHHQLRTMKSYFAINHNPDAKDLKQLAQKTGLTKRVLQVWFQNARAKFRRNLLRQESTGGDKASDGSTLQGGTPSGPASEISNASMSPSSTPTTLTDLTNPTMPTVTSVLTSVPGGMDVHECRSPSQTTLTSLF; from the exons ATGGACATCTTGGGTTGCAGATCCGAAGAGAACAGTTATAATATCCTCTCCTCTGCGGCAACGATGCTTTTCCATGGCCTCCCTGGAGGCGACGTGCACGGCGTGGTGGAGGAAATGGACCGGAGAGGAAAGAGCGAGTCAGCAGCCATCAGCTCGAGCATCGATATGGGGGAAACGGAGACG TCCGTGCCGTGTATGAGCAGCGAGCGCGTGGCTCTGTGCGCGGGCTGTGGGAGGAAGATCTCGGACCGCTACTACCTGCTGGCCGTGGACAAACAGTGGCACATGCGCTGCCTCAAGTGCTGCGAGTGTAAACTCAACCTGGAGTCCGAGCTCACCTGCTTCAGCAAGGACGGCAGCATCTACTGCAAGGAGGACTACTACAG ATTTTCGGTGCAGAGATGCGCTCGGTGCCACCTGGGGATCTCAGCCTCGGAGATGGTGATGCGGGCCCGAGACCTGGTCTACCACCTCAACTGCTTCACGTGCACCTCGTGCAGCAAGATGCTCACCACCGGGGACCACTTTGGCATGAAGGACAGTCTGGTGTACTGTCGGCTGCACTTTGAGACTCTCATCCAGGGAGAATATCAGACTCACTTTAACCACGCGGATGTGGTCCCGCACAAAGGCCTGGGCCCGGCCAACACGCTCGGACTATCCTACTTCAACGGCGTGGGGACGGTGCAGAAAGGCCGgcccaggaagaggaagagcccCGGGCCGGGCGCAGAGCTGGCGGCTTATAACGCAG CGCTGAGCTGCAACGAGAACGACGGCGAGTCCATGGACCGGGACTCACAGTACAGCTCCAGCCAgaagaccaagcgcatgcggACGTCCTTCAAGCACCACCAGCTGAGGACCATGAAGTCCTACTTTGCCATCAATCACAACCCAGACGCCAAGGACCTCAAGCAGCTCGCCCAGAAGACCGGTCTCACCAAGCGGGTCTTGCAG GTCTGGTTCCAAAATGCTCGGGCCAAATTCAGGAGGAACCTGCTGCGGCAGGAGAGCACCGGAGGGGACAAGGCGTCGGACGGCTCCACGCTGCAGGGCGGGACGCCGTCGGGCCCGGCCTCCGAGATCTCCAACGCTTCCATGAGCCCCTCCAGCACCCCCACCACCCTGACAGACTTGACCAACCCCACCATGCCCACCGTCACCTCCGTGCTCACCTCGGTGCCGGGGGGCATGGATGTCCACGAGTGCCGGAGCCCGTCACAGACCACGCTGACCAGCCTCTTCTGA
- the lhx2b gene encoding LIM/homeobox protein Lhx2b isoform X2 → MDILGCRSEENSYNILSSAATMLFHGLPGGDVHGVVEEMDRRGKSESAAISSSIDMGETETSVPCMSSERVALCAGCGRKISDRYYLLAVDKQWHMRCLKCCECKLNLESELTCFSKDGSIYCKEDYYRRFSVQRCARCHLGISASEMVMRARDLVYHLNCFTCTSCSKMLTTGDHFGMKDSLVYCRLHFETLIQGEYQTHFNHADVVPHKGLGPANTLGLSYFNGVGTVQKGRPRKRKSPGPGAELAAYNAALSCNENDGESMDRDSQYSSSQKTKRMRTSFKHHQLRTMKSYFAINHNPDAKDLKQLAQKTGLTKRVLQVWFQNARAKFRRNLLRQESTGGDKASDGSTLQGGTPSGPASEISNASMSPSSTPTTLTDLTNPTMPTVTSVLTSVPGGMDVHECRSPSQTTLTSLF, encoded by the exons ATGGACATCTTGGGTTGCAGATCCGAAGAGAACAGTTATAATATCCTCTCCTCTGCGGCAACGATGCTTTTCCATGGCCTCCCTGGAGGCGACGTGCACGGCGTGGTGGAGGAAATGGACCGGAGAGGAAAGAGCGAGTCAGCAGCCATCAGCTCGAGCATCGATATGGGGGAAACGGAGACG TCCGTGCCGTGTATGAGCAGCGAGCGCGTGGCTCTGTGCGCGGGCTGTGGGAGGAAGATCTCGGACCGCTACTACCTGCTGGCCGTGGACAAACAGTGGCACATGCGCTGCCTCAAGTGCTGCGAGTGTAAACTCAACCTGGAGTCCGAGCTCACCTGCTTCAGCAAGGACGGCAGCATCTACTGCAAGGAGGACTACTACAG AAGATTTTCGGTGCAGAGATGCGCTCGGTGCCACCTGGGGATCTCAGCCTCGGAGATGGTGATGCGGGCCCGAGACCTGGTCTACCACCTCAACTGCTTCACGTGCACCTCGTGCAGCAAGATGCTCACCACCGGGGACCACTTTGGCATGAAGGACAGTCTGGTGTACTGTCGGCTGCACTTTGAGACTCTCATCCAGGGAGAATATCAGACTCACTTTAACCACGCGGATGTGGTCCCGCACAAAGGCCTGGGCCCGGCCAACACGCTCGGACTATCCTACTTCAACGGCGTGGGGACGGTGCAGAAAGGCCGgcccaggaagaggaagagcccCGGGCCGGGCGCAGAGCTGGCGGCTTATAACGCAG CGCTGAGCTGCAACGAGAACGACGGCGAGTCCATGGACCGGGACTCACAGTACAGCTCCAGCCAgaagaccaagcgcatgcggACGTCCTTCAAGCACCACCAGCTGAGGACCATGAAGTCCTACTTTGCCATCAATCACAACCCAGACGCCAAGGACCTCAAGCAGCTCGCCCAGAAGACCGGTCTCACCAAGCGGGTCTTGCAG GTCTGGTTCCAAAATGCTCGGGCCAAATTCAGGAGGAACCTGCTGCGGCAGGAGAGCACCGGAGGGGACAAGGCGTCGGACGGCTCCACGCTGCAGGGCGGGACGCCGTCGGGCCCGGCCTCCGAGATCTCCAACGCTTCCATGAGCCCCTCCAGCACCCCCACCACCCTGACAGACTTGACCAACCCCACCATGCCCACCGTCACCTCCGTGCTCACCTCGGTGCCGGGGGGCATGGATGTCCACGAGTGCCGGAGCCCGTCACAGACCACGCTGACCAGCCTCTTCTGA